In Astatotilapia calliptera chromosome 16, fAstCal1.2, whole genome shotgun sequence, one genomic interval encodes:
- the LOC113007438 gene encoding olfactory receptor 2AT4-like — translation MDEELNVTYLTLDWYTEMNKYRYVFFFIMFTLFILIICTNSTILYLIWIHKNLHEPMYIFIAALLLNSVLYSTTIYPKLLIDFLSEKQVTTYSACLFQFFTFYTLACSEFLLLAAMAYDRYVAICKPLEYQTLMRKTTVGIFLVVAWLVPACHVAVLAIASAGAKLCDSNIKGIFCNNAVYTLQCERSRLITIFGVVALVDLSILPMLFIVFTYTKLFIVSHRSCKEIRKKAAETCLPHLLVLISYSAFFVYDVSIARVKSDFPKTTRIIMTLQIMLYQPLLNPFIYGLKMKEISKHLNKLLS, via the coding sequence ATGGATGAAGAATTAAATGTTACATATCTAACTCTAGACTGGTACACAGAAATGAACAAGTAcagatatgttttctttttcatcatgTTTACATTATTTATTCTAATAATCTGCACTAATTCTACTATTCTGTATCTCATTTGGATTCATAAAAACCTCCATGAGCCTATGTACATTTTCATTGCAGCTTTGCTACTTAACTCTGTTCTTTACAGCACAACTATTTACCCAAAACTGCTGATTgactttttatctgaaaaaCAAGTCACAACATATTCAGCCTGTCTCTTTCAGTTTTTTACGTTTTATACTCTAGCTTGTTCAGAATTCCTTCTGTTGGCTGCTATGGCCTATGACAGATATGTGGCTATATGTAAACCTCTGGAATATCAAACTCTCATGAGAAAAACTACTGTGGGTATTTTCCTGGTCGTGGCTTGGCTTGTACCTGCTTGTCATGTTGCTGTCCTAGCAATAGCAAGTGCTGGAGCTAAACTGTGCGACTCTAATATAAAAggaatattttgtaataatgcAGTTTACACTCTTCAGTGTGAAAGATCAAGATTAATTACTATCTTTGGTGTGGTTGCTTTGGTAGATCTCTCAATACTTCCTATGCTCTTTATAGTTTTCACATACACAAAACTATTTATAGTTTCTCATCGAAGTTGTAAAGAAATTAGGAAGAAAGCTGCAGAGACTTGTTTACCCCATCTTTTAGTTTTAATCAGTTATTCAGCTTTTTTTGTGTATGATGTAAGCATAGCTCGTGTGAAATCAGATTTTCCAAAAACCACACGCATAATAATGACATTACAAATAATGCTCTATCAGCCTTTGCTAAATCCGTTCATTTATGGGCTTAAAATGAAGGAAATttctaaacatttaaataagctGCTTTCTTAG